The segment TACATGCCTCTCTTCTGCAAAACTTGTACGTAAACATATTTTTTTCATTGCGTCACCGTTTTCAAAGACCAAGGGAGTTAATAATGTAGTCTGTAACAGACCAAAAAAAATCAGTAGGTTTTGCGAATTTACGGGTTCCAGTCGCAGGAAGTACTGTTTCTGTTTCAGCGAATGGCTGAGAAGGAATCAGATAGGTTTCCCTGGGATGACGGTGCTTTTGATAATAAGTACTACTGTTACTCTGATCTATTAGGGGATGCTGCTTTGAAGAGTGGGGATTCGATCCAGGGTCTCTTGCCTTCTGAAAGTGGGGCTTTTGGATACAGCAGGGCGAGCAATGTGGCAATGGAGGCTGCAACTTCATCATCGGGAGGTTCGATGAACAGTGCGAGTAAGGGAGCAGAATTGGGCGTCAAGAGATCTTTAAAGAATTTGGAGGATGCTGAGTGCCACTCTGAGGTAATTCCAACTGCTAAATTTCTGTGCATGCCCTTTTTTGGGATATTTTGGAACTGGGGTTTGGTTATTGCGCCGGGATTTTCTCTTCTTTAATGGCGGATTTAAGTTCGAAGTTCCTATTTTTGCTCTTTGGGTATTCCTAGATTCTCTGAGCACGTGCTTCCGAGTTAAATAGGAACGTTTTGCTATAAACAAACCCATGTAGTTAGTTTTATTTGTGATGCAAGTTTTTAGAAGTCTACATCCACTTTAAAAGCCTGCTCCTGGTTTTCAGTATTTGAGAAATCAATAAAAACTTGTTTCCCTTTTATATTGCAGTTAAGTGCCAAAATTTTACACACCGTGAAACCCTCTAACTGCAAAACCTTGTGAAAAAATATTGGAGCCCTTGTCCGATTTGTGCCAATAGTCTGACTCAAAATTACATCTAATAGACTAATATTCTAGGGCAGGGAGATTCTGTTGTATAGAAGTTGCAAAAGGCAAAAAATCTGTAAATTTTCAGCTCTATTTAAAGGTTCCAGGTTCAAGATTTGTGGGTGCTATTGATAAAATGTTGGTGCCATTTACAGTAAGGTAATGGTCCCATGGAGATAGTCTTCATTACTATTCTCAACAGGGCAATTCAGAGGCAATGGATAGAACATGAAATTCACCTTTCAGGTGCAATTCTGAAGGATTCATTATTTAAGGCTTTCCCGTTAGCTGCCATTTGTTGAAAGTTCTTGCCAAATTTTCTCAGGGTGTGCTGCAAACTTATAGGCTCCTCATATTCTCTTCATTCAAAAGAATCGGCTTTCCTCAGTTCACGGAAAATAATGAATTTATTGCAGCAGCTGTAGCTCCTTCCACGGTACTGTGTCCTAAGAGAGTCTCGTGAAACTAAATATTCAGCTTTCTCCTATAGTTTTTCATCATATCACATTTAATATTTTtggatacaaatttaagaaaataacGCACTACACAGAAGCAATCAGTTGGAGGAAAACCCCAATAACTCTCAAGGACTGCTAAAACTTCCAGTTCCCCTCAATCTTTGCCAGCCATCCAGCTGATAATTTCCATTAATCATGTATTACTAGGTGGAGGTCTACATCTTATTGGAAACACAAATTAAGGAAAAGGATTCTTTTGCTTGTGCACGGTCATGCTTCGGTTTAAACTTTTGAAGTTTCTTCTTCACTTGGATTGTCAAATACCCAGATTCTTTACCTTGAGAATTTGCTAATAAATATATCTGAGTTATCTCAAATAAATTTTTAAGCAGTCACATCTGATGGAGACAGCACAATGACTAGTGCCCCGTTCAAATTTTCTGCCATGTCAGAATCAACAATGATTAAAAATCACCCTGTGGTTCGAAGGCAAAAATTTCAAACTGGCCAGCTACATGTGGTCCTAAGTTTGTGCAGGTTTTGTCATTTTTTTAGTAGACACAGGACATACCCAAAAATGACTAGCTGTAAATGGTTACATCATCCGGACTGGATTCTTGTGCCTTAAAGATGAGGTTTTGTTTTGTTGCCTACATCCAACTTTTTTTGTGTTAGAAATAATAGAAATATCGAGTTCGTTTAGATTTGGGGGATTTTACAATTGGGGCCATTAAGATTTTATAACCTTGATTCTCACTGACCATTAGTACAACTGCATGCATTCAACTCAATGCTCAAATGATTAGGGCAAAAAACTCTTGCTGGGTACACAAAAGTGATGCTATTGTGCATCTACCGTTGGCAGAGTTGGGGCAATTCTATTGCAAAGAAGTGCCTCCCTGGCTCTCCAGCTCAAAACTGAAAACCTTTGTTTGTGAAATTATTATATATTGGAAATAATATTCGAGTAGCCAAGAAAAATAGGCAGCTTTTGAGCTACTTTGTTGGCATTTAAATGGTGACCCCTTTTTTGAAGATATGTTAATTCAGTCTCATTCTAATATCTCGTTTTTGTGTAGATCTTTGATACAAATCCATTTGGAATTTTTGCTAATTCATTGTGATTACAGAAGGCCCAAGAGGATTCTGGTGATAATTCCAAACAGCCTTTTACATGTTCTTCCAAAAGAAGCAGGGCAGCTGAAGTTCATAATTTGTCAGAAAAGGTTTAGTACTTCCACTTCTGCAACAATTTTCGAAGAAGTTGATTATAATGATTATTGTTAAGCAGGTGAACTAAAACTGGACTAAACATTTCTGTTTGTGCACAAAACAGAGACGGAGGCACAGAATCAATGAAAAGATGAAAGCCTTACAGAACCTCATTCCCAACTCTAATAAGGTCTATTATGCTCTTCTCATTGCTGTGCAGATGTTTCAAATTCATTGTATATGTTCGAAAACTGAACACTATATTGTTAAAGCACATTTTTCCTAGTGTAAACAGTTCATCAAGAGTAAGGCGTGAGATTTTGCAGAAATGCTATTTCACCTTGGCTGTAAAACATAGTTTCAATTTGGCACTTACCAAAACCTATTGTCCTTCTAAGATCTTTGCTTGGTTTTCTGTTTTGGCAGACTGATAAGGCGTCCATGCTGGATGAAGCGATTGACTATCTTAAGAAGCTTCAGTTGCAAGTGCAGGTAGGTCCATCATTCAGTGCTAAATGATGGTAGTCTTACATTGTGGCATACAATAATATTAGTTCTTTTACAGTTTCAGTCATAAGCAGTATCCATGAAACAATTACTTGGGCGTTTTTTCATGCCTGTTCTTCACGCCGTCCGTACTTGATCATTTCTTGGTTGATGTGGACTGTtgctaatttgtcttttatttgtgTTGCACGTTAATAACACCATAAGTTGAAATATTATTTGATGAGCCACACCAACATTCTTTGAGATTGATGTGCTAAATCCATATGGTCCAAGCTTTTTTGTATTTCAGTTAGGAAGGCCTGCTAAATCATTAATCACTTTTTCTTGTTGCGAATCACCCGTTTGCATGGTTGTGTTGTTATGTATTACTCGATGGCCAATATGCTTCATGGTATAAAGAAAGCAGGTAACAAAGTATACTACATAGTTTCTGTATTCAACCATTCAGGTTAACATGTGCCTCACCCTATATCTACTGGAATGCAGATTCTTTCTGCAAGAAGTGGAATTGACATTTCATCTATGTGCATGCTATCGGAGATGCAACAATTGCAGATTCCTCAAATACCCAAAACATATATGAATACAGGATCTGCAGGAGTTTCCCTGGGCTTGGACAGGACAATAGGGCTTGCAAACATGACCCAAGGTCCTGCAAGGAGTCCATTGTTATCCTCTCCTGATACACACCCTGAAAGCCTTCATAATATGGCTATGCCTAACTTGTCTTCAGCCGGGTTTGATGTTCACACTTGCATGCAAGACTCCAGCAAAATGAATCAATTAACAAATTCTGTTTTGCCACAAGTGCCAAGTTCTTCTCAGGTCAGTCCTGATTATTGCACTGGTAACAAATTCTATCATGGGAATTCTATAAGCAAGTTCTGATCAGTCTATTTGGCTTCTTTGGCAGGAAATCCATTCTGCATTTTTCTTGCAACACCACTAAACGGAGCTGTCCCATTGTAGAGGCATTTAACTTGAAGGATTTTATCGTGATTACTGAAATCTTTATTTTAGTATTAATCCAAGGCATCTGTCCTGCTCGTTTGCCACTCCCACTAATGTGTTCCAAAATAAACACTGAAAGAAAAGCACTGCAGGTTGCAATTTTATTTCCAAGTCTAGTAGATCTGGGAACATGTTTGTATTTTAACAAGACCATAAAAGCTTTTAAATTCACTGAAATTGTAAAATTTTAGCTTatataagaaaattgaaacaaaCCATCTATTTGTTGGATTGCACAATTTTAGGCCTCCTATCTTGCTATTTATATGGAAAGACACGCACTCTCTTGCATGGGCAAAGAAGCCCAACTGATTTGATATTCCTAAAGGCTCTGGTGGCTAAGTAACACAACCCAAATTGGGAGGAAAAGAAAGGCCAAAGTTTGGAACTGTATTTAAAAGTAGAAACATGTAGATTTTATTCTTTATCCATATCTGACTATTTAATCCTTAGACATCTTCGATTCAAGTTACCAATAAAGTATGCTTGATTTTAGACAGCTTTGAAGGTACTATGAATGTAATTGGGGAGTCAAAAAagcttaaagtttttttttttttttttcaaagttgatattaaaaattatttatacatttcattgaatttaattagGGAGTGAAAAAAAAAAGCTTAAAGATTTTTCTTTTCCAAAGTTGATATGAAAAATTAAAGCGTTGGGCAtcttggatatgaactcaactcaAATAAAAGTCCAATGCCTTaccaatcaatctcaacccttggaTATCTCTATGCTTAAAAAAAGGTAATAAGATTGTGAAAAGttacaaaaattagaaaaagacaACTTTTTATAACTTAAACCATTAAAATAAGAGAGAAATTGTATACATAAATTAGATATTTGAGAGGGACTGATTTTTTTTTACTCAATAAACACTCATGGACAAGAAGAAGATGATTGATTACTAACACTAATTATTGGATATGTCACATGCAAAATGGTTAACATAGACAAACAACAACTATCAACCAACATTCAAATACCCACATAGGTGTAGGTTGTCTTGAATGAGAGGCATCCCCTCTTTCATTAGGTTAAATTTGATACTAAGATGCTCTCCATTAAGCCTTTTAGAGCTTAATCAAGTCTCAAGGCCTTGCCAAAACCTTGACTGCACCAAAGTCATAATtttgttgttgaagtctttttcATGATGTTCTTTAGTTTTGTGATTAATATTTGGGGTTATGAGGCCTAAGATTGAGTCAATTGATTACTTCAAACCTTGCTATTTTTGGAAGCATTAAAATCAACAATATATGAAGAAATCAAGCCTTTGAAAGTCTTGTAAATGACTCCTTTAACATCTCACTTGGAGCCTACTAGAAGGAAGTTGGACTTAAAACAACTAAATGGTGATTCCTTTAAGGGGACAACCTAGATTCTACCATTTCATGCCCCTTTGAAGATGATTGAGGCACCCTTGGATGGTCTATTTAACTTGGACAAACTCacacaatacattacaaaataAGAGTGAAAGAAGTTATATCCCAAATAACCAAGCGGGAGAAAACTCCAACAAATTGGAATTAAGGAAAATTATACCAATTTAACTCAAGAAGTTTGAGACACAATTCCATCCTAGGATCCACGGTGAAAAATGCATGATTATGTAAACATGTCTATAAAACTCTAGCAAGATTTTTGTGCTTTGAATTCATTCAAACAAATTAGTTTGCTgaattgtataattatgaaataaCTTTGGATGTGTTTCCTAGTTCACAAGGGTCTTAGAATTCATACAAAATTCAGTTACAAAATTTTCCCTTGTTACACTATTGATTATTACAATGCCACTATTTTGCCTGTTTTTGTCGCTAGATCATACTCGCCTTTCTCGCTTGTTGCCTTTGTTGTGCCCTTGGCCCATGATGAGGCTCCTACAATCCCTTGTTATGGTAGCAACTCACCTCAAGCTTTTCTATTTCCTTGTGTCATTATACCCTTGGCCTACATTGGGGACTAATGTCCTTAGGCTTTGCTAGTTGCTTCTTTGGTGCAAGATCTTTCTAGTGCTCCTATATGTGGTTTATGTCTTGATGTGCCAATGAACAAACCTAAGGTTAACTCACCCCTTGTCCTTGATGTTGTGGATGTTGGGTGCACACCCCCTCTAGTGCCTAATTTTTCTATTGGTGGATGTAGCTTTACTCAGGTGGTTGGTTTTGGTGCTAACCGCCCTTTGAGGGAAAAGTCTCATCCTTTTCAATGTGCCAAATCATCTCCAATGGTGGTTTGTGGTTAGGATGTGGTGGGAAATGAGGGATTCTATCAATATAGGGGTCTAGTGTGCAGATTCTTCAATCTTTggccttcttttcccgatcttcaCAAATGGGTGCTAGATTCATGGAGGCCTCTTGTGGTGAGTAAGATTGAGCTCTTTCCCTATGCTAAAGGCTGTTTCATTGTCTCCTTTGCCTCTCTTGAGGAAAAACATTTGGTGTTGGGTCAATTGTGGGCTTGGGGGGAAGCATTCCCTCTCATTAAGCCTTGGTCAACCTCCTTTAATTCTCTTACTAATCTACTAAGCGTGTGTTGGATGTGAGTTAGACTTCCGAACCATCCTCTATAGTTTTGGGAGGTTTCATGTTATGAGGCCATAGACAATTCTATTGGTTGCTTCTTGAAAGTTGATGATTCTACTTCCTACATGGGGCACTTTACTTTTTTTGGAATTTTGGTGGATATTGACATCTCCAAGCTTCTTCATGGGGATATGGTTttgatggttggggataggcctttgAATCAACCTCTTGATTATGATGGCTTCCTCTTCAGACATTGTTGATTCTTCTTCAATAGTCACCTAGTTGCAGATTATCCTCTCTCGTGTCATAAGGGCTCTACTACGTTGTGGAAGGATGCTAATGAAGATCACTTAACTATCCATAATCTTGATTCTCCAATGGATGACTCCTCCCAAGATGAGGATGCATCTCTTGCTTCTAGCACGACTCTAATGTGTCCTTCAAACCTTGTTGAGGTTTACTGGTAGAGATTGTACAACAAATAGACATCCATATATCACACTACATCTTGCTAGATCAAGGTCACAAAACATAAGAGCTAGAACATATCACGTAGGATAAGGGTACTAAGTATGGGTCATGTCCCATCTTGTGGATATAAATATATTGTAAGATACATTCACCAGTAGTAAGGTGAATATAGGGAAGTATACTGAGGGCATAAGGAATGATAGAATAGATGATATGAGACATATAATATgaatgtataaggtgatataagggTGTATACGATATGCTAAATGGATACAATCAATACAATTAATTTTGGGTCTCAattttatgtgttgtgtatgttctTTATATTCTGTTAATTCAGCAATTAATTGCCTGAATctgattccttgtcttctttaatATAGCCGAGTTTGGGGTGTAAGACTACAATATCAAAAACTCACTGGGGCTGAAAACTCTAGTCCATGTCCCTTGATTTCTTGCTAACATTGGTTCTGTTGTCAGGACCACAGTTAGGTTTTGTTGAGGACATTAAGAAAAAAATTCAAACCATATTTTGAATAAAAAAGATAAGGGGATGCTAAAAAGAATATGACAATCTGCATTACTATCCTTTTGATGTTTATCTTGTGAATGTGGGTTAAGTATCAAGGGGATGGGGAATGGAAAGAGGGAAGAGGTCTAGAAGGGGCCTATGAAGAGATGTGACCGataagaaaatttgttagataactACCATGGGAGACAATAAAGAAGTAATGGAAGTCCAAAAGAAAAACACCCATGTCAAGAGGAGATAACAATAACACTAGAGGAACCAAGGAGGCAATCAATTTTGAAAAAGAAGTGATAATGAAAAACTCAATATGAGaagaaagaagacaaaaaaatGTGATTAAAGAGAAGAGAGATACCACATGAGAATGGAAACTGTGGTGAGGTTGAGATTAGAGCATGAAAATGTGGGTGTTGATGAGCACTCCAATGTGGGTGAATACAAGAAGGGAAGGGAAGGGAAGAAAAGACCTCAAAGAGCTTAATTTCATGCAAGAATGAGGCGAGGCGATTACTAAACAGTCTAAAGAAAactattaaataatataatgtagATCCAAGAGTTTGGTGCTAGGGGAATGTAGTAGCATGGAACCTTCATTGCAATTAAACTAGATGACAAATTCTTGGAATTTTTACAAGCTTTGGAAAACGTCTTACCCTTAAATGACATATATTTGGAAGAGTACTTAATAGAAGCATAAGTAAGTTGAGAAAAGACAAAAATGATAAAGAAGGAAAAGCCATGTTAACTTTGGGTGAAGAGTTGCGGTCACTAAATAATCAGATGTCACtgacaaacaaaacaatgaaaTGTTGCTTTGACGAATCACAATCCCCTGACTAGGACCCATCCCTACAACCATATAAAATTAGGAGAATTTTAGTAGAAGAAATACCACtaataaaagaagaaaagaaggaagcaaaGGCTTTATAAGAGATCGCTTAGGAAGAAATCTTGGGAAATGagttctttgataccaatttggaacgagataaagatagagatggagaatccCTAGATATTTCAAAACATTAAGAGAAAAAGCAAAGCCTTCAATCTAGAGATCTATAGTAGATATGAGATCACAAAAAATGGAAGATTCAATCAAGATTCTAGTATTTGGCTAGGACACTACTAAAGCCACCAAACATGTA is part of the Cryptomeria japonica chromosome 10, Sugi_1.0, whole genome shotgun sequence genome and harbors:
- the LOC131052412 gene encoding transcription factor PIF3 isoform X3 — encoded protein: MPLFCKTWDAALKSGDSIQGLLPSESGAFGYSRASNVAMEAATSSSGGSMNSASKGAELGVKRSLKNLEDAECHSEKAQEDSGDNSKQPFTCSSKRSRAAEVHNLSEKRRRHRINEKMKALQNLIPNSNKTDKASMLDEAIDYLKKLQLQVQILSARSGIDISSMCMLSEMQQLQIPQIPKTYMNTGSAGVSLGLDRTIGLANMTQGPARSPLLSSPDTHPESLHNMAMPNLSSAGFDVHTCMQDSSKMNQLTNSVLPQVPSSSQEIHSAFFLQHH
- the LOC131052412 gene encoding transcription factor PIF3 isoform X1 — its product is MAEKESDRFPWDDGAFDNKYYCYSDLLGDAALKSGDSIQGLLPSESGAFGYSRASNVAMEAATSSSGGSMNSASKGAELGVKRSLKNLEDAECHSEKAQEDSGDNSKQPFTCSSKRSRAAEVHNLSEKRRRHRINEKMKALQNLIPNSNKTDKASMLDEAIDYLKKLQLQVQILSARSGIDISSMCMLSEMQQLQIPQIPKTYMNTGSAGVSLGLDRTIGLANMTQGPARSPLLSSPDTHPESLHNMAMPNLSSAGFDVHTCMQDSSKMNQLTNSVLPQVPSSSQEIHSAFFLQHH
- the LOC131052412 gene encoding transcription factor PIF3 isoform X2, which encodes MAEKESDRFPWDDGAFDNKYYCYSDLLGDAALKSGDSIQGLLPSESGAFGYSRASNVAMEAATSSSGGSMNSASKGAELGVKRSLKNLEDAECHSEAQEDSGDNSKQPFTCSSKRSRAAEVHNLSEKRRRHRINEKMKALQNLIPNSNKTDKASMLDEAIDYLKKLQLQVQILSARSGIDISSMCMLSEMQQLQIPQIPKTYMNTGSAGVSLGLDRTIGLANMTQGPARSPLLSSPDTHPESLHNMAMPNLSSAGFDVHTCMQDSSKMNQLTNSVLPQVPSSSQEIHSAFFLQHH